From the genome of Magnolia sinica isolate HGM2019 chromosome 12, MsV1, whole genome shotgun sequence:
agagaatggaggcTTTATATCTTCTCTGGTCAATAGCATACACCACTGTAACATCGGCTCTTTTCTCGCTTCTAATCCCTTTCCAGACATTTCTAcacctcttcttcctctctcccaACCCCAATGCTGTCTTCCTTTACCAAGGCCACGTGCATCACGTGCGCAAGCGACCCGTCTTCCACTCCTTCCAGTACGACGTTCGCTACGCCCTCTTCGATCTCGACCTCTCACCTCCCTTCTTCTCCACCCACCTCTCAGCTCAGGAAGCCCGCCACATCACTCACACATCCGGACCTGTGTATTTCCCCTTTCCAACTCCTCCTCACCTCAAAATCTCTACTTATATTTCCATCATttcgatatgattttctttttaattattattaaattttcatTAACAAATTCCCACTTCATTTCCACTGCTTCCCTTCAAATGGTTTAGATTGATAATTCCACTATCCATTCACCTCATCTAATTCAACTCTTGAATTTGGAattcatttagaaaaaaaaaaaaaaggagatatcATCACAATATTTTgcatttttaatgtttattttattttattttttttataggttACTTCTTACCATACCTCCCAGTGTGGGATATGAACAGAATCCATTGAGCGTTTATTACTGCTACGATCTTCATGGGTCTACTCCCCTTTTAAACAAATGCATTGCTGAGGTTGgactaaacattttttttttcctccatccaTATACCCGACCACATGATTTACATATGCACTTGTCATTTGTCATTCAACAAAGCAATGCTTGTATTTATATGTTTCTTTCTTTTGCTTATTGTCTCAAGATGTCATTCAAAACATTGCCTCTGTGGTGACTCTGATACATATCCAATGCCATGACATTACATTTCTTTATTCTTAAATTGACATGTTTGCTGCTTAATCGTGCTTCCTTTTAAGCCTTTACCCACAATCAATGGGATTCTCCATGTTAATAAATAAATTCCGTACAAATATAGGCCcaaattgacgcagggaaggacatgtagaggtcgagcaccatcttcctcaaggatacctaccccgaatccacggatcttctctggactcctcacagagatgcctCAAATCTtcgaggaaaaatagaaattaattctagaaaattcgaaataactttattgatgatgaaaaacgagtttacaactctttaaataaagctatgaaccctagggagaagtttcggaattcAACTACAATTGAAACTCCCTAAAATCGCGacttaacttactatttatagatggtcgtgatttcTACTAGAGCACATGGTTTATATACCCATCCATATACCCAACCACATGATTTATATATGCACTTGTCATTTGTCATTCAACAAAGAATGCTTGTACTTATATGTTTCTTTCTTCTACTTA
Proteins encoded in this window:
- the LOC131220705 gene encoding uncharacterized protein LOC131220705 isoform X2, whose product is MEALYLLWSIAYTTVTSALFSLLIPFQTFLHLFFLSPNPNAVFLYQGHVHHVRKRPVFHSFQYDVRYALFDLDLSPPFFSTHLSAQEARHITHTSGPVLLLTIPPSVGYEQNPLSVYYCYDLHGSTPLLNKCIAEVTNTPWGERVSFVFDPDSDLVAKPLHVSPFMDMLGNWRMRAKAPGEDLSLEISVQHPELGDYFTATLKAKRVHSSRSHCLALFFWLMPQKVALWIYWQFSRG